A section of the Sedimentisphaera cyanobacteriorum genome encodes:
- a CDS encoding glycoside hydrolase family 2 protein has product MSKVSKLVLCALIACMFSQQQASAWSLKQAPLMTEWADEVDPQNTLPEYPRPQMVRDNWQNLNGVWEFQPGSEGDQVPAGQTLSGDILVPFPVESAISGVKEHHERVWYKRTFQIPESWDGSRILLHFGAVDWESEVYVNGQSAGVHKGGFDTFSYDITSMLDTEKQAQELIVRVYDPTNSSAIACGKQDLNPNGIWYTAVTGIWQTVWLEPVPQTSVEKLNLTPDVDSSCLNLSADIDGSGNGVTVHAAAYANGKKAGEINGAPGQKLSLNLRDPQLWSPSNPFLYDLTVQLKKNGSVIDEVESYFGMRKIEVKKVDGKNRILLNGDFVFNIGPLDQGWWPDGLFTAPTDEALKYDLDMTKEFGFNMTRKHVKIEPARWYYWCDKLGLMVWQDMPSMRSSGNAAQREQFEKELASMVDDLGNHPSIVLWVVFNEGWGQYDTVRVTEDVMEQDPSRIVTCASGWTDHEVGHIKDDHRYSPPHNPSAPTDDRASVCGEYGGIGMRVEGHMWEEDSWSYTMAETGEELERIYDSYIQTLVQYREDPGYSGAVYTQITDVEGEINGLITYDRKVVKPDPADIAFSNKMYERTYQQILPTSAQTPQTWKYSFSDPGEGWQNPAFDDSSWQQGHGGFGTESTPGAVIGTVWDSSDIWLRKSFEVGQLTDEQIEKLIFRIHHDEDVEVYVNGSLVFSEDGFTTNYLYVNAGQELKNAIQPGQTNTIAVHCYQDTGGQYIDVGIAFETTDFDDDSCGQLGYAPSDFNRDCNVDMSDMLVFVEDWLGSSSEG; this is encoded by the coding sequence ATGTCAAAAGTAAGCAAGTTAGTATTATGCGCATTAATTGCGTGTATGTTTTCCCAGCAGCAGGCTTCGGCCTGGTCTCTCAAGCAGGCTCCGCTCATGACAGAGTGGGCAGATGAGGTAGACCCGCAGAATACTTTGCCCGAATACCCGAGGCCTCAGATGGTTCGAGATAACTGGCAGAACCTCAACGGTGTCTGGGAGTTCCAGCCCGGCAGTGAAGGTGATCAGGTGCCGGCAGGCCAAACCCTCAGCGGGGACATACTCGTTCCGTTTCCTGTTGAATCAGCGATTTCAGGCGTTAAAGAACACCACGAAAGGGTTTGGTATAAGAGAACTTTCCAGATTCCGGAAAGCTGGGACGGCAGCAGAATCCTTCTGCATTTCGGCGCAGTTGACTGGGAATCAGAAGTTTATGTAAACGGCCAGAGCGCAGGCGTTCATAAGGGCGGCTTCGATACTTTCAGCTACGATATAACATCAATGCTCGATACTGAAAAGCAGGCTCAGGAGCTTATAGTACGCGTTTACGACCCGACAAACAGCAGTGCAATCGCCTGCGGCAAACAGGACCTCAATCCAAACGGTATCTGGTACACAGCTGTTACAGGTATCTGGCAGACAGTATGGCTTGAGCCCGTACCGCAGACTTCTGTTGAAAAATTGAACCTCACACCGGATGTTGACAGCAGCTGCCTGAATTTATCTGCTGATATTGACGGTTCTGGAAACGGCGTTACAGTTCATGCTGCAGCCTATGCCAACGGCAAAAAGGCCGGCGAGATAAACGGCGCACCAGGGCAGAAGCTCAGCCTCAACCTCAGAGACCCGCAGCTTTGGTCTCCAAGCAACCCATTTCTTTATGACCTTACCGTTCAGCTCAAGAAAAACGGCAGCGTTATAGACGAAGTAGAGAGCTATTTCGGTATGCGGAAAATTGAAGTTAAGAAGGTTGACGGGAAGAACAGAATCCTCCTCAACGGAGATTTTGTGTTCAATATCGGCCCGCTTGATCAGGGCTGGTGGCCGGACGGCCTTTTCACCGCCCCCACAGACGAGGCACTAAAATACGACCTCGATATGACAAAAGAGTTCGGTTTCAATATGACAAGAAAGCATGTGAAGATAGAGCCGGCAAGATGGTACTACTGGTGCGATAAGCTCGGGCTTATGGTATGGCAGGATATGCCGAGTATGCGTTCAAGCGGGAATGCAGCTCAGAGAGAGCAGTTTGAAAAAGAGCTTGCCTCAATGGTGGACGACCTCGGCAACCACCCGTCAATCGTATTGTGGGTAGTATTCAATGAAGGCTGGGGACAGTATGATACTGTTCGCGTTACTGAAGACGTAATGGAGCAGGACCCTTCAAGAATCGTTACCTGTGCAAGCGGATGGACAGACCACGAGGTTGGCCATATCAAGGACGACCACAGATACTCTCCTCCGCATAATCCGTCTGCTCCAACCGATGACAGAGCCTCCGTTTGCGGCGAGTACGGCGGAATCGGTATGAGAGTAGAAGGGCATATGTGGGAGGAAGACTCCTGGAGTTATACAATGGCCGAAACAGGTGAGGAGCTTGAAAGGATATACGATTCGTACATCCAGACATTGGTTCAGTATCGCGAAGACCCGGGATACAGCGGCGCTGTTTACACACAGATAACTGATGTGGAAGGTGAGATTAACGGACTGATAACCTACGACCGCAAGGTGGTTAAGCCTGACCCTGCCGACATTGCCTTTTCAAATAAAATGTACGAGAGGACATATCAGCAGATTCTCCCAACTTCCGCTCAAACTCCGCAGACATGGAAATACTCCTTTTCCGACCCGGGAGAAGGCTGGCAGAATCCAGCTTTTGATGATTCTTCCTGGCAGCAGGGGCACGGCGGTTTTGGAACCGAAAGCACTCCCGGCGCTGTTATAGGCACAGTTTGGGACAGCTCCGACATCTGGCTGCGCAAGAGTTTCGAGGTTGGCCAGCTGACAGACGAGCAGATTGAAAAACTTATCTTCAGAATCCACCATGACGAAGATGTCGAGGTTTATGTAAACGGTTCGCTCGTTTTTTCTGAAGACGGATTTACCACAAACTATCTTTACGTAAATGCAGGGCAGGAGCTCAAAAATGCAATCCAGCCCGGGCAAACCAACACGATCGCTGTGCACTGTTATCAGGATACCGGCGGTCAGTATATTGATGTAGGGATTGCATTTGAAACCACAGATTTCGATGATGATTCCTGCGGTCAGCTCGGATACGCACCATCAGACTTCAACCGCGACTGTAATGTAGATATGAGTGATATGCTGGTTTTCGTTGAAGACTGGCTTGGAAGCTCATCTGAAGGCTGA
- a CDS encoding glycoside hydrolase family 43 protein codes for MNLFISNYSRKLIRFLVFILLLSAALQAADTYTNPVVISNDRLADPTILKYDGNGKYYMYPTGDNVSYHVYTSIDLVNWTKGKRVFQPGVSGVWAPDVYHSKEDGKFYMYYTAGGNIGVAVATRPDGTFIDQGIILENSIDAHFFAENGEYYLYFTEVDHGNRIYVQKMSSHTELTGEKHLILEPDQGWDQEAGWVNEAPWMLKHKGTYYLLFSGSGANTQEYGVGYATADNPMGPFTKYENNPIIEKGGGVYGPGHGSVTTDDDGNLWHIYHQKHDENVNWNRFICLDPMWFDSNGVLHSRATRGQELPAPKIDGNKPELAYWRFEEGPADADVSHGGLADGFFFPGVADVTGNGNPLSVWNQSYGGYVYKDETAFDTVPQTGQTNNFSVKNSGGNPNMFTSIGAFVSSVSPSEFTVQATFRLEDGGYRGIVGRDSFGTANKDSQLSAFYLQAIPGNGVAVKFCDVQGYWHDAISDIGVIETFDWGSNPSGEGVPFYSAAAVSDGEFLSLYLYNHDKPEEGYKLVAQENMLEETDSTNTALTGGAGDGPDWDAGNWTVGRAMYNGGHADRAWGYIDEVKITAADLRVTDFLQGPAPYSPDVSLTADMDNYVVEADFSWNAPGSPEEPVLRDIVNEYVFISSSDPQDDSLYYAGDTGIDPGNYNPESSFGTAQVDFNNTCRWAVVAVMDGFEQNLTAGQSTLEDVDSNNLIGPIWSFDSLELDPGIEAQPSEIVLAEDSSESGCFGVNLASRPMGDVQLNLSEKYSRGQITVSPQNLLFTPQNWSAGQDVCVQTVDDDMLESPLDTVPVEVSASSSEDQYYDGLTAEPFAVKIEDDECGSAGYLKADFNLDCEVGMDDFSFFAQQWLSDTLVNN; via the coding sequence ATGAATTTATTTATCAGCAATTACAGCCGAAAGCTTATAAGATTCCTTGTTTTTATCCTGCTCTTATCAGCAGCTCTTCAGGCGGCAGATACATACACAAACCCGGTGGTAATATCAAATGACAGGCTGGCAGACCCGACAATTCTAAAATATGACGGCAACGGCAAGTACTACATGTATCCTACAGGAGATAATGTCAGCTACCATGTTTACACCTCCATCGACCTTGTCAATTGGACCAAGGGCAAACGCGTATTTCAGCCGGGTGTAAGCGGTGTTTGGGCTCCTGATGTTTATCATAGCAAAGAAGACGGCAAATTTTATATGTACTATACCGCCGGCGGGAATATTGGCGTAGCTGTGGCAACTCGTCCTGACGGGACATTTATAGATCAAGGCATAATATTGGAGAATTCTATAGATGCGCATTTCTTTGCTGAAAACGGGGAGTATTATCTCTATTTCACAGAGGTTGACCATGGCAATCGAATTTATGTCCAGAAGATGTCGAGCCATACCGAGCTTACAGGCGAGAAGCATTTGATTCTCGAGCCCGACCAAGGCTGGGATCAGGAAGCCGGCTGGGTGAATGAAGCACCATGGATGCTGAAGCATAAAGGTACGTATTATCTGCTATTCTCTGGCAGCGGAGCAAATACGCAGGAATACGGCGTTGGTTATGCAACGGCTGATAATCCAATGGGACCATTTACTAAATACGAAAACAATCCCATTATCGAAAAAGGCGGCGGGGTTTACGGACCTGGGCACGGGTCGGTTACAACTGATGATGATGGCAATCTCTGGCATATTTATCATCAGAAGCATGATGAAAATGTGAACTGGAATCGCTTTATATGCCTCGATCCGATGTGGTTTGACTCAAACGGTGTTCTCCACAGCAGGGCTACAAGAGGCCAAGAGCTTCCTGCCCCCAAGATTGACGGCAACAAGCCCGAACTTGCTTATTGGCGTTTTGAAGAAGGTCCTGCAGATGCCGATGTTTCTCATGGCGGACTGGCTGACGGGTTCTTCTTTCCGGGTGTAGCTGATGTTACTGGAAACGGAAATCCGCTTTCTGTGTGGAATCAAAGCTACGGCGGATACGTTTATAAAGATGAAACCGCCTTCGATACTGTGCCGCAGACAGGGCAGACTAATAATTTCAGTGTAAAAAATTCCGGCGGAAACCCGAATATGTTTACAAGTATAGGGGCCTTTGTTTCTTCAGTAAGCCCTTCTGAATTCACAGTGCAGGCAACCTTCAGACTGGAAGACGGCGGGTATCGGGGCATTGTAGGCAGAGACAGCTTCGGTACAGCAAATAAAGACTCGCAGCTTTCAGCATTTTATCTGCAGGCAATTCCCGGCAACGGGGTTGCTGTCAAGTTCTGCGATGTGCAGGGATACTGGCATGATGCCATCTCGGATATAGGGGTTATAGAAACTTTCGACTGGGGCTCGAATCCCTCTGGTGAGGGAGTGCCTTTTTACAGCGCAGCAGCCGTGAGCGACGGAGAATTTCTCTCGCTCTACCTCTACAACCACGACAAGCCCGAAGAGGGTTACAAGCTCGTTGCTCAGGAGAATATGCTCGAAGAAACGGACAGCACAAATACAGCTCTTACCGGAGGTGCAGGAGACGGGCCGGATTGGGATGCCGGCAATTGGACAGTTGGAAGAGCGATGTACAACGGAGGCCATGCCGACCGCGCTTGGGGTTATATTGATGAAGTGAAAATAACTGCCGCAGACCTGCGGGTTACAGACTTCCTTCAAGGCCCTGCCCCATACAGCCCTGATGTTAGCTTAACTGCTGATATGGATAATTATGTGGTTGAGGCTGATTTCTCTTGGAACGCCCCGGGCAGTCCTGAGGAGCCGGTTTTAAGAGATATAGTTAACGAGTATGTATTTATAAGCTCCTCAGATCCTCAGGATGACAGCCTTTACTATGCAGGCGATACCGGCATAGACCCGGGAAATTATAACCCCGAATCCTCTTTCGGTACTGCTCAAGTTGATTTCAACAATACCTGCCGCTGGGCGGTTGTGGCTGTTATGGATGGTTTCGAGCAGAATCTCACCGCAGGCCAGAGTACGCTGGAAGATGTGGATTCGAATAATTTGATCGGCCCGATATGGAGCTTTGATTCGCTTGAGCTTGACCCGGGCATAGAAGCCCAGCCTTCCGAGATTGTGCTTGCTGAGGATTCATCAGAATCCGGATGTTTCGGCGTAAATCTCGCAAGCAGGCCGATGGGGGATGTTCAGCTGAATCTCTCAGAAAAATATTCACGCGGTCAGATTACTGTTTCCCCGCAGAACCTGCTTTTTACCCCTCAGAACTGGTCAGCAGGGCAGGATGTCTGCGTGCAGACGGTGGATGATGATATGCTCGAAAGCCCTCTGGATACAGTTCCTGTTGAGGTAAGTGCGTCCAGCTCTGAAGATCAATACTACGACGGCCTCACAGCAGAGCCGTTTGCTGTAAAAATTGAAGATGATGAGTGCGGCTCGGCTGGTTATTTGAAGGCAGATTTCAATCTTGACTGCGAGGTTGGGATGGACGATTTCAGCTTTTTTGCTCAGCAGTGGCTTTCAGATACGCTAGTTAATAATTAA
- a CDS encoding DUF3857 domain-containing protein, translated as MHKKVMLFLLLAIAASSFSEVLIYRPEAMAATKEADKEKYPNSDEVLVSGYTKTTYNPDGTSVDISEYYKKILTEKGKRNNQTITFHFTRPYDTIELELVELIKPDGTAVEIDTEANSKVMTDNSSMSSNIYNPNSKLLVVSLPGLEVGDTIHYIAADRYTKVRMKNTWSNYFIFESKYPIVKEVYEVYASKELPIQSIALKDKVDETVSYEKTEKSNHTVHKWTARNVPRFYPESSMPDYWTCVQRLLVSTIDKWEEVSKWYWDLSKPHFDTTPEMEEKVEELTKGLETEDEKIRAIFKFVSQEIRYMGITIEKEAPGNEPHDVSLTFENRHGVCRDKAALLVAMLRLAGFESYPVLIHSGPKKDKEVPQPYFNHAITCVRNEDGTYKLMDSTDESTQRLMPSYLNDCSYIVAAPYGETLLESPVEPAENNMLKIITKAQIDKNGSYKAESTLVFEGINDNAYRGAFLRKKPEQRKSYFEKLLKNFLPGGELDSYSLKPENLQDTSKNLRAEISYHADNVLINGKGKALLPIYNIGAKAGIANFVLQATGLDERRFPLETGITCGVSESKELRIAEELKIFSTPETSAIDEDYMSYSSNFEKTGSGVNINREIKFKEVLFSPEQYLKLKENLKEIEYNSRKKIVLEDTQKKEQDSELLSKDVEYNLKDEHNWTVETVVRRKILSYKGKKDFSELKFSYVPVWEELELNYARVINDGNVKEISEVEKNVMDAGWVASAPQYPEGKTLVASLPGVEAGSVIEYSVKRTLKNRPYFSMYRTFQGYEPHRRMTVKLNIPSNIETQIVCDDNGILNPGTVSGAGIIERKSSENAGIKTYVWTAEDIPALKAESSLPPKYAYTPFLRVSTGQIGEYADMVSIAAASRVASQEERVSEKAKEITKGAKSEKEIITAIRDFAARNIRTAGPSYNRIPLGKHFTCTQTLENGYGNRLDKAILTSKLLELSGIENEIILPANCGRLDEFEELMKNTVSPSLWGFPLVKTLTDKGVFYIGDTTQYAELGTSYRNRRLSINTETRRLLRIDLPEEYTNRADSLIELEITAEGKAEMLHESRIWGTNFGESNKYFSEATPEERRRYYEKLVSNISQFAEAESELVTDFSAYPGLKQYELDIPKYAVKEGRLMYFTVPANPGSIGISEDVRENPYYMSGYSKAEITVNTAIPENMEVLMMPKSEKRVLPADAGVIEIECSQRGGMITISYSLETKPAVIRKFEYDRLSEIDSWLKHPDKRTITLIKSEE; from the coding sequence ATGCACAAGAAAGTTATGCTGTTTTTACTGCTTGCGATTGCCGCTTCAAGTTTTTCAGAGGTGCTTATATACCGGCCTGAAGCGATGGCTGCAACAAAAGAAGCAGACAAGGAGAAATATCCGAATTCCGATGAAGTTCTCGTTTCCGGATATACGAAGACAACCTACAACCCGGACGGGACTTCTGTAGATATTTCGGAGTACTACAAAAAGATTCTTACGGAAAAGGGCAAACGAAACAACCAGACAATAACCTTCCACTTCACCCGCCCTTACGATACAATCGAGCTTGAACTTGTGGAGCTTATAAAGCCGGACGGCACCGCAGTTGAGATAGATACCGAAGCTAACAGCAAGGTGATGACAGACAACTCCAGCATGAGCTCAAACATCTACAACCCCAACAGCAAACTGCTTGTTGTTTCACTGCCCGGGCTCGAGGTGGGCGATACGATACACTATATCGCTGCAGACCGCTACACAAAGGTGCGGATGAAAAACACATGGAGCAATTATTTTATATTTGAATCGAAGTATCCGATTGTTAAAGAGGTGTATGAAGTTTATGCCTCGAAAGAACTGCCAATCCAGAGCATAGCACTGAAAGACAAGGTGGACGAGACCGTAAGCTATGAAAAAACAGAAAAAAGCAATCATACCGTGCATAAATGGACGGCCAGAAATGTTCCGAGATTCTATCCTGAGAGCAGTATGCCGGACTACTGGACATGCGTTCAGAGACTGCTGGTAAGCACTATAGACAAATGGGAAGAGGTTTCCAAATGGTATTGGGATCTTTCCAAGCCGCATTTTGACACCACGCCTGAGATGGAGGAGAAGGTTGAAGAGCTGACCAAAGGACTTGAAACTGAGGACGAGAAAATCCGAGCTATATTCAAGTTTGTCTCTCAGGAGATTCGCTATATGGGAATCACTATCGAGAAAGAGGCTCCCGGAAACGAGCCCCACGATGTGAGCCTGACCTTCGAAAACCGGCACGGAGTATGCAGGGATAAAGCCGCCCTGCTGGTGGCGATGCTGAGGCTTGCCGGCTTCGAGAGCTATCCGGTGCTTATTCACAGCGGCCCGAAAAAGGACAAGGAAGTTCCTCAGCCATACTTCAATCACGCTATAACCTGCGTCCGCAATGAAGACGGGACATACAAGCTGATGGATTCAACAGATGAAAGCACCCAGAGGCTGATGCCCTCCTACCTCAACGACTGCAGCTATATTGTTGCAGCTCCATACGGGGAAACACTGCTTGAATCACCTGTAGAGCCGGCAGAAAATAATATGCTGAAGATAATTACCAAAGCCCAAATAGATAAAAACGGCAGCTACAAGGCAGAAAGCACTCTGGTTTTTGAAGGGATAAACGACAATGCCTACCGCGGAGCATTTCTGAGGAAGAAGCCTGAGCAGAGGAAATCTTATTTCGAAAAGCTTCTTAAAAACTTCCTCCCGGGCGGAGAGCTTGATTCCTACAGTCTGAAGCCGGAAAATCTTCAAGACACTTCTAAAAATCTCAGGGCTGAAATCTCGTATCATGCGGACAACGTTCTGATTAACGGCAAAGGCAAAGCCCTTCTTCCCATATACAATATTGGAGCCAAAGCAGGAATTGCCAATTTTGTTCTTCAGGCTACCGGTCTTGATGAAAGAAGATTTCCGCTTGAAACAGGCATCACCTGCGGCGTAAGTGAAAGCAAGGAGCTCAGGATTGCAGAAGAATTGAAGATATTTTCAACGCCTGAAACCTCAGCGATAGATGAAGACTATATGTCTTATTCGAGCAATTTCGAAAAAACCGGCAGCGGCGTTAATATTAACAGGGAGATAAAATTTAAAGAAGTTTTGTTCTCGCCTGAGCAGTATCTCAAGCTCAAGGAAAACCTCAAAGAGATAGAATACAATTCAAGAAAAAAAATAGTTTTAGAAGACACGCAGAAAAAAGAACAGGATTCCGAGCTTCTCTCCAAAGACGTTGAATACAATCTCAAAGACGAGCATAACTGGACTGTTGAAACTGTAGTACGAAGAAAGATTCTCAGCTACAAAGGCAAGAAGGACTTCTCAGAGCTCAAATTCAGCTATGTGCCTGTTTGGGAAGAGCTGGAGCTCAATTATGCAAGAGTTATAAACGACGGGAATGTTAAGGAAATAAGCGAAGTTGAGAAAAACGTGATGGATGCGGGCTGGGTTGCCTCTGCTCCTCAGTATCCTGAGGGCAAGACCCTCGTTGCATCGCTGCCGGGCGTAGAAGCCGGGAGCGTGATAGAATACAGCGTTAAAAGGACGCTCAAAAACCGCCCCTATTTTTCAATGTACAGGACTTTCCAAGGGTATGAACCGCATCGCCGAATGACTGTAAAACTGAACATACCTTCAAATATAGAAACTCAGATAGTTTGCGATGATAACGGCATACTCAACCCGGGCACTGTAAGCGGGGCTGGGATCATCGAACGCAAAAGCAGCGAAAACGCAGGTATAAAGACCTACGTATGGACGGCTGAAGACATACCCGCACTGAAAGCCGAAAGCTCACTGCCGCCCAAATACGCTTATACGCCCTTTTTGAGGGTAAGTACAGGGCAAATAGGAGAATATGCGGATATGGTAAGTATTGCAGCTGCTTCGAGGGTGGCCTCTCAGGAAGAGAGGGTGTCAGAAAAAGCAAAAGAGATTACCAAAGGCGCTAAAAGTGAAAAAGAGATTATAACCGCAATAAGAGATTTTGCAGCGCGGAATATCAGGACAGCAGGACCTTCATACAATCGTATACCGCTTGGGAAGCACTTCACCTGCACGCAAACGCTTGAAAACGGCTATGGCAACAGGCTCGACAAGGCAATACTAACTTCCAAACTGCTTGAACTTTCCGGAATTGAAAATGAGATTATTCTTCCCGCCAACTGCGGCAGGCTCGATGAGTTTGAGGAGCTTATGAAAAATACTGTTTCTCCGTCTCTTTGGGGTTTTCCGCTTGTCAAAACTCTCACTGACAAAGGCGTTTTCTATATCGGTGATACGACTCAATACGCCGAGCTTGGCACTTCATACAGAAACCGCAGGCTTTCTATAAATACAGAAACACGGCGACTTTTGAGAATCGACCTGCCTGAGGAGTACACTAACAGGGCTGATTCGTTAATAGAGCTGGAAATCACAGCCGAAGGAAAAGCAGAAATGCTCCATGAAAGCAGGATATGGGGAACAAATTTCGGCGAATCAAACAAATACTTCTCTGAGGCAACCCCGGAAGAGCGAAGAAGATATTATGAAAAGCTCGTTTCAAATATCTCCCAGTTTGCTGAAGCAGAAAGTGAGCTTGTAACCGATTTTTCCGCTTACCCGGGTCTTAAGCAGTATGAACTGGATATCCCAAAATATGCTGTTAAAGAAGGTCGTCTGATGTATTTCACCGTGCCGGCAAATCCTGGAAGCATCGGGATAAGCGAAGATGTTCGGGAAAATCCTTATTATATGTCCGGATACAGCAAGGCTGAGATTACGGTTAATACTGCCATACCTGAAAATATGGAAGTTTTGATGATGCCGAAATCGGAGAAAAGGGTTCTGCCGGCAGATGCGGGAGTTATAGAAATCGAATGCTCGCAAAGAGGCGGAATGATTACGATTAGCTATTCTCTGGAAACCAAGCCTGCTGTTATAAGAAAGTTTGAGTATGACAGGCTTTCAGAGATAGACAGCTGGCTCAAACATCCAGACAAACGCACAATAACTCTGATCAAAAGCGAAGAATAA
- a CDS encoding LamG-like jellyroll fold domain-containing protein, with the protein MSKKLLLTAFFAAQIFLLQSLAVGDTVAYWRFEDGIADAQVLHGAGEGQFAADIPDSSGNGNALSVWNETFAGYGFRSEVGYDTVPYTGQANNLSVKNTGGLPGMFTETGSQISTIEPAQFTIEATFKLENGDYRGIIGRDSQGSVTGDAALSALYFQALPNNGVAVKFCDVQGYWHDAISEGGLIETYDFGTNPSGAGVPFYSMAAVSDGELLSLYLYNHDKPEEGYKLVAQEDMLQETDSTNTALTSGTGDGGDWDAGNWSVGRAMFDGGHADRAWGYIDEVRISDSALRVTDLLQGPTPYNGDVAQQSDPANGDVDVTFSWDAPGEDASGDGSNAVEPDLVDQYVFISSGDEEDTELYYAGATGADPGTDNPASSFGPVDLNYDSSYLWAVVGVMDGYEQSLTPGVSTLADADPNNNIHGPVWEFDAMASVPVIDEDPVYDIVPDGGDASLTVEVTSVTMPSFQWYKSDDQANDTPEDDTAVNEPDVTLSITHHAESYTCTMTVPAATFTDEGYYYCEVSNESAASAVSQAGQIEIEKLVNWYEFENNIMDSQGTNHGVSMKTDPNAPFDYTAGMVGDAISLNAEGVGESFEIDKTIKANFTVEMWVKTTAAPQGGDNWWEGAGLVDGELPGGSDDLGTVYLDGKFAFGVGDPDEGNVTLESDVDLNDGSWHYCVATRDYETGEIKVYIDGVLETQTSASTGLKAEGDYLRIGAIQTGSNFFKGQLDEVKLYNYELSEIEIADKYTTVTGETVCIASQRPNEGLDTNNDCQINIDDFMAMAAEWLVSGIYSAE; encoded by the coding sequence ATGAGTAAAAAATTACTTTTAACAGCATTTTTTGCGGCGCAGATATTCCTTCTGCAGTCGCTGGCGGTAGGCGATACTGTAGCTTACTGGCGTTTTGAAGATGGAATTGCAGATGCCCAGGTGCTGCATGGCGCAGGCGAGGGCCAATTCGCTGCGGATATCCCAGATTCATCAGGAAACGGAAATGCCCTTTCCGTATGGAATGAAACATTCGCGGGATATGGCTTCAGAAGCGAAGTTGGCTATGATACCGTACCGTACACAGGGCAGGCAAACAACTTAAGTGTTAAAAATACAGGCGGCTTACCTGGCATGTTCACTGAAACCGGCTCGCAGATAAGCACAATTGAGCCTGCTCAGTTTACGATTGAGGCAACCTTCAAACTTGAAAACGGTGATTACCGCGGAATTATCGGCAGAGACAGCCAAGGCAGCGTAACAGGAGATGCTGCACTTTCAGCCCTGTATTTTCAGGCTCTACCGAACAACGGCGTTGCTGTAAAATTCTGCGATGTTCAGGGCTACTGGCACGATGCAATTTCTGAGGGCGGATTGATAGAAACTTATGATTTCGGCACTAACCCCTCCGGTGCAGGTGTTCCGTTCTACAGCATGGCAGCAGTGAGCGACGGCGAGCTGCTCTCGCTCTACCTCTACAATCACGATAAGCCCGAAGAAGGCTACAAGCTCGTTGCTCAGGAAGATATGCTCCAAGAAACAGACAGCACAAATACTGCTCTCACATCCGGTACTGGAGACGGCGGAGACTGGGACGCAGGCAACTGGAGTGTAGGAAGGGCCATGTTCGACGGCGGCCACGCAGACCGCGCTTGGGGCTACATTGATGAGGTAAGAATCAGCGATTCTGCCCTTAGAGTAACAGATCTGCTCCAAGGCCCAACCCCTTACAATGGTGATGTTGCTCAGCAGTCTGATCCAGCCAACGGCGATGTTGACGTTACATTCAGCTGGGACGCACCGGGCGAGGATGCCTCTGGGGACGGCTCTAATGCCGTTGAGCCGGATCTTGTAGATCAGTACGTATTTATAAGCTCAGGCGATGAAGAAGATACCGAGCTGTATTACGCAGGCGCAACCGGCGCTGACCCGGGCACAGATAATCCGGCATCTTCATTCGGACCTGTTGACCTCAACTACGACAGTTCGTATCTGTGGGCAGTTGTAGGCGTTATGGACGGCTACGAGCAGAGCCTCACTCCGGGCGTAAGCACACTTGCAGATGCAGACCCGAACAACAACATTCACGGCCCTGTTTGGGAGTTTGATGCGATGGCATCTGTTCCTGTAATAGACGAAGATCCTGTTTACGATATAGTTCCAGACGGCGGCGACGCTTCGTTAACCGTTGAGGTTACGAGCGTTACAATGCCATCATTCCAGTGGTACAAGTCTGATGATCAGGCAAACGATACGCCTGAAGATGATACTGCTGTAAATGAGCCTGATGTAACTCTATCAATTACTCACCACGCAGAAAGCTACACTTGCACAATGACTGTTCCAGCTGCAACATTTACTGATGAAGGCTATTACTACTGCGAAGTAAGCAATGAAAGTGCTGCTTCAGCTGTGTCTCAGGCCGGTCAGATTGAGATTGAAAAGCTGGTTAACTGGTACGAATTCGAGAATAACATTATGGATTCTCAGGGCACCAACCACGGCGTTTCTATGAAGACAGACCCTAACGCACCGTTCGACTATACAGCAGGTATGGTAGGAGATGCTATTTCTCTCAACGCTGAGGGGGTAGGCGAATCATTCGAAATCGACAAGACCATAAAAGCTAATTTCACAGTTGAAATGTGGGTTAAAACCACAGCAGCTCCGCAGGGCGGAGACAACTGGTGGGAAGGCGCAGGCCTTGTTGACGGAGAGCTTCCCGGTGGATCTGACGATTTAGGTACTGTCTATCTCGACGGCAAATTCGCTTTTGGCGTAGGCGACCCTGATGAGGGTAACGTTACTCTTGAATCAGATGTTGATTTAAATGACGGAAGCTGGCATTACTGCGTTGCTACACGTGATTACGAAACTGGTGAGATTAAGGTTTATATCGACGGCGTTCTGGAAACCCAGACTTCTGCTTCAACAGGTTTAAAGGCAGAGGGCGATTACCTTCGCATAGGAGCAATCCAAACCGGCAGCAATTTCTTCAAGGGACAGCTTGATGAGGTTAAGCTGTATAACTATGAGCTTTCTGAGATCGAGATAGCTGACAAATACACCACCGTAACCGGTGAAACTGTTTGTATAGCTTCTCAGCGTCCAAATGAAGGACTTGACACCAACAACGACTGCCAGATAAATATTGATGATTTTATGGCTATGGCAGCAGAATGGCTTGTAAGCGGGATTTATTCTGCAGAATAA